From the genome of Gymnogyps californianus isolate 813 chromosome 4, ASM1813914v2, whole genome shotgun sequence:
AGGAGGGGGCGGCTGACCCCGGGCCAGCTCACCGGGATGCTGGCCAGGAGAAGCCCCGAGGCCGAGTAGATCTCCAGCAGCGGGCGGGCGCTGGGCGATTTCTCCTTCCGGGCGTTGttcttcagcagagctgtgggcagGATGGGACAGTCTGTCTGAGCCGCGGCCCCTCTGCCGTCACCGCCGGGGGGTCCAGGACAGCCCCTGTCCCGTGTGCCCGGGGGGGAACTCCTGCCCCAGCGCAGGGTCCTGGGGGGCCGGGGTCTGACCCTACCTATGGGCCCCCCGTATGGGGCGGCCGCCACCAGGCACTCCCGCAGGTCCTCCTTCAGGTTCCACTCCATGGTGTATAGCTCGAACTTTCTGCAAGCGGCAgacggacagacggacggacAGGCGGCAGACCGAGGGATGGGGGGGCTAGGGACAGTGCCCAccccccggccggccccgggACCCCTCCCCCCAGCCAGTCCCAAGACCCATAGCCACCCCGAGGCCCCCCGACCAGCCCCGGGACCCCCCCTCGGCGAGCCCCAAGGCCCATGACCAGCCTTGAGAACCCCCGAGCAGCCTCCCACGACCGGCCCCGGGGACCCCCCGGCCGGTCCCACGGACGGGGAATAGCTGCCTCTGGCCGGTACCGGGCCCaggccgcccccccgccgcccctcacCGGTAGAAGGCATCCTCGCCCAGCGGGTTCCAGTTGGCCGTGTAACAGTCCATGGTGCCGGGACGGAACGAGCCGGGCGCTGCCGGCGCCGCGGCCTCTGCCTGCGCTTCCGCCCGCCCCGCCtcgcccgccgcgccccgccgcgaCGCCGGCTCGGCCGCCGCCATCTTGAGTGAGGGCACggggaaaagggaggggggggtgaGTGTGTGACGGGAACCGCCGCCATCTTCGGTGAGGGCACGGCGGGTCGGCGCCGCCGCCATCTTCAGTGAGGGCACGGCCTCCTGTCCCCGGGGTGTCCCCTGCCGCCACCCCTGGAtgacacacccccccccccagcaccctgggggTCCCTGGTCCCCCCTGTCCCTCAGCACGGGGGTCCTCCTGCCCTGGGCACCCGGGATACCTCTGTCCCAGGGGTATCCCTGTCCCCGGGTGTCCNNNNNNNNNNNNNNNNNNNNNNNNNNNNNNNNNNNNNNNNNNNNNNNNNNNNNNNNNNNNNNNNNNNNNNNNNNNNNNNNNNNNNNNNNNNNNNNNNNNNNNNNNNNNNNNNNNNNNNNNNNNNNNNNNNNNNNNNNNNNNNNNNNNNNNNNNNNNNNNNNNNNNNNNNNNNNNNNNNNNNNNNNNNNNNNNNNNNNNNNNNNNNNNNNNNNNNNNNNNNNNNNNNNNNNNNNNNNNNNNNNNNNNNNNNNNNNNNNNNNNNNNNNNNNNNNNNNNNNNNNNNNNNNNNNNNNNNNNNNNNNNNNNNNNNNNNNNNNNNNNNNNNNNNNNNNNNNNNNNNNNNNNNNNNNNNNNNNNNNNNNNNNNNNNNNNNNNNNNNNNNNNNNNNNNNNNNNNNNNNNNNNNNNNNNNNNNNNNNNNNNNNNNNNNNNNNNNNNNNNNNNNNNNNNNNNNNNNNNNNNNNNNNNNNNNNNNNNNNNNNNNNNNNNNNNNNNNNNNNNTGCCACGGCCACACCACCCAGGTCCCCCTCCTGCCACCcaccctgcctcctcccttGCCTCCTTCCTGGGGCTCCTTGCAAAAAGCCAGAGCAGagtttcctcctgcttctccctccctctcctgttCCCCCACGGCTCTCCATGGCCAGAGCCGGTGTCGGTCCCATAAATGCTGCTGAAgtgccagctccagctccatGGCACGTCCTGGCACCCACCACTGCGCCCAcccctctctgctgccagtgTGACAGctttgcccccccccctttccagCTCCCCTTTTCCCTCACGTGTAAACAGCAGGACGGGCTACAGCAGCGTCCTGCAGGTCCTGCCCAGCCTCACCGCTGCCCGCCGTGTCTGTCCGTCCTCCCCGCAGACGCCCCTAAGGACACCCAGGTGTCGGTCCGCCCCTCCGCGCAGAACATCCGCGTGGGCGACACAGTCGCCCTCACCTGCGAGGTGAGCAGCAGCTACCCCCCCATCTCGTCGTACCGCTGGTACAAGGACGGGGTGGCCGTGGGCAGCGAGCAGATGCTGACCCTCCGGGGGGTTCGCCGCGAGGACTACGGGCAGTACCGCTGCGAAGCCGAGAACGCCGTCGGGGCTGGGTCGGCGCCTGCCGTGACGCTCTACGTCTTCTGTAAGTGCCAGGGGAGCTTGCCCAAGGCTGGGGCGTTGCTGGAGGAGGAGCGGGGGCCATGGGAGCTGGAGGGTGTTTACCCAGCCAGTctgggctggggtgggcaggggctggcaccGAGGTAGCTGGTACCAGCTGGAGGTCCAGGAGCTGGGGAGTCCGTGGTGGAGGACTGTGATGCCTCCATCATGCCACGCCTGCATCCTTCCTCCATGGTGCAGGGCTGTGGCGAGCCCCAAAGACAGGGTGGGGAGGGATTTCCAGCCAAGCCCGGGGAACGGAGCCGGCTGTGAGGCTTCGCTGCCGCTGCTGGGAAGGAGGTTGTCAGAGCGCGTGGGGATTCGGAGCCAGGGTGGtctgcggggagggggagccAGGCTCCTCCATCGGATCCTGCAGTAGATACAAGCCCCAGACCGCTGCATCACCCAGGAGCCTGCCTATGTCCGAGTCCCCCTGGGAGCATCGCCTCCCCGGCCTGGAGTGAGTGGGGCTGGTCTGCTCCCCCCCAGAGCCCCCCGTGCAGACCGTGAGAGGCGAAGGACGCTGCTGCGCCCGCCATGCCCCTGGGGCTTTGCATCAAAGCAAAGCTGAACCCAAGCTGGCAAGGTGCCGGTGGCAGggaacaaacccaaacccaaacgCCTCCATCGTCATCcctggggggcagaggggctcCCGCCTGTCCCCGGACTCTGTCCTGCACCGCAGGGGCGGGGGGCtcggcggggagggggctgctctcctgcctccgAGGCCATCCTGAACGCACTCTCGTCTCCGTCAGCTGCAGAGATCTCGGTGAGCCCCACGGCCGAGGTCCGGGAGGGGACGGCCACCACCTTGTCCTGCGACGTCCCTGGCAGGGAGGGCCAGGAGCTCAACTACACCTGGTACAAGAACAGCGCCTGGCTCAAGGAGGGCACGGCGCACACCCTGCTCTTCCACCACGTGGCCGCCGGCGACGCCGGCTATTACTCCTGCAAGGTGACCAACGACCGGGGCAGCGTCACATCCCAGGCCATCAGCCTGAGCGTGACATGTGAGTGCCCACGGCTCCTGccaggggatgggggggggggtgtcccccaCCAGACAAGGGTCCCTTTGTGCCAGGGGCTGCACAAACCCCCCGAGTCAAAACAAAATCTCAGCCCCCAAACGCCTTGGGTCCAGTTGAAAGGGGGGTTTCAGCCCTCCTGGGTAGAAGTTGCTATAAATGCAACAATTTCTGGTCATGAGCCGCATTTGAAGGTACCATTAAGAGGTATTTGCTGCAGCAGGGACCCGTCTGTTCATTGCAGCATCTCCCACTCCTCCACTAATCTGTTACACACCATAAACTGCTGGGAGGTTACTAACCCAGAAGCCAGCTATGATAATAACAGCTCAGGAGCTTTTGCAagtcaagggaaaaataaaatagcccTGGGTTTGGCTTTGACATTCCTGTGAGTAAATATAACCCGCTTACGTAAGGGGGAAAGCAGTTCGGAGGAGCAGCCGTGCGGGGCGGGGGTGGACGTGCCCCACGTGCAGCCGTTCAGGTAGCGGCCGCACTGCCGGGACCTTCCGAGCTGCAGCATCCTCTCCCCTCCCGCAGACCCCCCCCGGACCCCCACCATCACGCTCTTCCAGGAGACGCAGGGCGGCAGGTTGGCCATCATCCGCTGCGCCGTCGACAGCCACCCCCCGGCCACCGTGGCCCTTTACCGCGACGGCACCTTGCTGGCGGCCAGCGGGTTGCAGGCGGCCCCGCGCCAGCGGTTCGGCGTCACCGCCTCCCGCAACGGCCTGCGGCTGGAGATCCGCGGCGTGGGGCCCCAGGACAGCGGGGAGTACCGCTGCACGGCCGCTAACGCCTACGGCAAAGCCAGCGCCACCAAGGTCTTCGTCGCCCACGGTGAGTCCCGCTGCTCCCGGTGCTGCCAAGCTCCTGGCCCCGCGTCTCGGGTGCCGGTGAATCCCCGGGGCTGTTGGGGCTgtttctgcagggctgggggggcccATGCAGCCCTGAGAGCTGGAGGGACCCGCATGGAACCGGGGGACATCAGTGTCTCGGGGACCGTGCGGTGGCGgtgccctccctgcagcccttcccCACCTTGGGGGGGGTCAAAGCTGcttgcagagctggaggcactcctgacttttgtttttttcaaaacgCCGCAAAATCGGTAGTGAATTTTGTCCAAACTGTTTCTTCCCTGAGCCCGCAAGCCCCCAGCGGTGCTCAGCGTCTGGGCACACCGTGGGGACCggctcctcctgctccatccCCTAACCCTCTGCACCCCAGCCTTGATGGTTTGGGGTGACAGAGGCAGCAACTgtagaaaaggaggagaggaaagccCCCTAAAACCCAGTCCAAGAGGAACCCCCCTTGGGATGtccaaagaaaccaaaacagacGCCAGGGTCCAATTCCAGAGAAAGTAAAACCTGAGTTTGGGTGCCACAGTGGTTAGCTGGAGTCCGTTTCGAGTCGGCCAAGAtgcctccagcccagcctgtCACCCACTGGCGGGCAGGGGGGACCGAGCCTGTCCTGGGAGCAGTTCGCCCGGCCGAACACGGGCGCTCGGAGAGAGCAGCTGAAGGCTCAGGAAAGGCCCCGTTTGTCTCTGCTGGTGGCAGAGATCTGGGGCGAACAGCTCAGGTGGAGACATCCCAGCTGATGTCCGGCGTCCCCAGGGAACGTCACCCACCAAAGACGCAGCCACCGACGCCACGGGCTCCTGCGAGGGAGGAGGCTGCTCAGGTCCTGCCTTAGAGGGAAGCTGAGCACGGGGCTTTGGCTGGCTGGGGCCAGGGGAATGGCGAAGGTTTGCGGCAGAggtttcccctccctctctgacatccctctcccatccctccTTCAGCTACAGAGGTCCTGATCCAGCCCTCGGCGGAGGTGCGGGAAGGGGCGGCCGTCACCCTGACCTGCCTGGGGGCTCAGGGTGCGGCGGAGGAGACCCTCTACACCTGGTACAGGAACAGCAAGCGGCTGCAGGAGAGCTCGTCCCCAACGCTGCGCTTCCCCTCCGTCCGCGGCGAGGACGCAGGCGCTTTCCAGTGCAGGGTCCAGAGCAGCAACGGCAGCGACACGTCGGCGGCCGTCCCGCTCCGCGTGCTCTGTAAGTGCTGCCGGGGGTTCTCCCCCCTGCTAACACCCAGACCAGTGAGGGGGGTCCTGGGTCCGGGCTGGGTGGTCCTGCTGGGAAGCCCCTCTGCGGCTTCCACCCCGAGGTTTCCCCCATCACCGCCAAGCATGGCCAAGGAGCTTGtgagcagaaatgcagagaaggcagaaattTCCCTTTTGCAGGTAAATCTGTGAATGTGGGGGAGGAGAAATTCGGAGAATCCCAAAATTCCCAAGAACCGAAGAGGTTTAAAATGTcccaagaaattaaattcaacTTCTCAGAACAATAAATGATCCCTGTGAAAAATACATTCCGGTTGGATTTGGCCTCCCAAATATTTTCTgccctgcaaaataaaaatcttccctgataccaaaccagaaaaaatacaattaggAAGTTTCAGTCCTgacaaaatggcatttttctgaGGTCGTGCTAGGACACGTGGATCACAACTGGTCCCCAGATGCCCGAAACGCTGGGATCTCTGCAAATCTGCCCCAGGGTTTGGGGTAGGGCTGGGCACCTGCACTCGGACCCTGAACTCAAGCCAGGTGACAACCGAGGTGCCATCAGAGGTGCCTGGGGCATGCAGGTCCCTTGCAGAGAGCCGGCAGACGTGGGACCCCGGGGTCTGGCAGCCGGAGGGTCGTGGGATGCCCAAGAGCTGCTCAGGTGGCACTGGAATGCAGCAATCCCGCCGGTTCTTGGGGTTCTCCCAACCTCAGGAACCCGTAATATTCTCACCAGAGGCGTTTTAACCCTGCAGTCCCACCGAGGCAACCGGTGATGAGCTCCTTCCTGGAGACCCAGGGCGGGCGCCTGGGCATCATCCAGTGCACCGTTGAGAGTGACCCAGAGGCCAACCTGACCCTATGGAGAGGAGAAGAAGCGATAGCCTGCACGTGgggctgccccacagcccccgACCCCCGGGTCCACGCCACCTTGTCCTACAACAGCCTGAAGGTGGAGATCCGGGAGGTGGTGCTGGAGGACGAGGGGACCTACGTGTGCTGGGCTGGGAACCCGCAGGGCAACGCCAGCGCGGCCCTGGACTTCAGGGCTGAGAGTGAGTGTGGCTGGAGGGGCGACGGGCGGGATAGAGCCAAGTGCCACACGTCCCTGGGGAAAtcctgggagaagggagggtgggaagggaatGCCAGGGAAGGAGACAAGCTCAGGAGATCGAGGGCGATGGTGGCAGAAGGACGGAACGAGCAGAAATAGGCCACGTGCCCATGAAATCCAGGGTATCGAGCAGCGTCTGTCTTGAAAGAGCTGCCGTGCGCACCTCATCTGGTGCTAGGGTGGAGCGTGAGCGGGCTTAAAGTGGGGGCTGCTACAGGagggggctgtgccagcccctccagcccccccagcctctcctaGTGGGTTTGGAGGGCTCCCCCATGGCCATGGCGAGGGTTCCAGCTCCTGGTGGGGATTCACTGCTGACCCCTGCCTGTGTGCGACCGGGGATGCTGAGCAAAACGCTGCTGAGGGAGTTCCCACGGGCTCCCTCCTGCTGGTACATCACCCCTGGGCTGGTGAGGCCCTGGGTGGCCAGTACCCCACCACCGGGGTCCCCCGCAGGGTGCTGCTCCAGCTCAGAGCTGTCCCCGTTCACGGCGTTGCAGGATTAGCCGGCATTTGCCTTCTCCTGGAATAGCCGCAAAGTCGCTTGCTAGCTGGCCAGCCTCGGGAGGGGTTGTTCATGGTTGAGTTCATGCCGGAGTCTGTttgcctcctgcctctgcccctgcccGTAGCTGCCAGCATCGCAGTGGCTCCGTCCTCCCACGTGCTGGAAGGCCACGCCGCCAACCTGACCTGCCGGCTGAGCAGTGACTCCCCGGCTCTGCCCAACTTCACCTGGTACCGAAACGGGCAGTGGCTCGCCGAGGGCTCGGCCGCCTCCCTGGTGTTTCGGCAAGTGGCCAGCACGGACGCGGGTCTCTACCGCTGCACAGCCAGCACCGACGGCAGCAGCCGGAGCTCCCCCGCTGTCTCCCTGGATGTTCTGTGTACGTATGGGCTGCTGGGGGACGCTCAGTTTATTATTATATCGGATTTATAGCTTACGTCTATACATGCGTGCCCAGGTCCACTTACACACGTGTAGCTGTGCCCGGGCGCTGGGCAGAGCTGATGTGGGCACACGCGTGGATCTTTGAGTACATATGTATGTCCTGGGGCTTCCTCCCGTGGGCGTCCGTACTTCCATGCCACCGTCTGCGGCGTCTTTACCTTCCTGTTGAGCAAGCACGCGCTTAACTGTGTGCGTGGGCATGTGATCCTGCAGGTGTAATGCTTGTATACGTTTGAGGGCCACTGTGTGGTATAGCACACCCCGAGAAGCCCATGAGGGCGGCTGCTGTGGGTGGGGACAGTGTGGTCACCCTGGGGATGGTGTGGTCCCTCCGGGGATGGTGTGGTCCCCCTGGGTCCGGCAGGGGCCTGGTTGGCAGAgaccttcccttcccttcccttcccttcccttcccttcccttcccttcccttcccttcccttcccttcccttcccttcccttcccttcccttcccttcccttccttcccttcccttcccttcccttcccttcccttcccttcccttcccttcccggggcggctgctgctgccttccagaagatcttgtgctggggagccaTGGCTGCTCAGCCGCCGTCCTCTGCCCTGCACAGACCCCCCGCGGGACCCCCGCCTGACGGCCTTCCTGGAGACGGAGAGAGGCCGCCTGGCCATCTTCCAGTGCTCGGTGGCAAGCAACCCTCCTGCCCGGCTGGCCCTGCACCGGGGTGAGGAGCTGGTGGCCACCAGCGAGgcggggagcagccccagccctcggGTCAGCGCCTCGGCCGCCCCCAACGCCCTCAGGGTGGAGATCCGGGAGGTGACGCCGGCGGACGAAGGCAGCTACCGCTGCACCGCCACCAACGCGCACGGCACCGCGGCACACCGCCTGTACTTCCGCGTGCAGAGTGAGTATCGCGTGCCGGCCGGGACCCGGTGGGGCTTTCTGGCTGCGGGTGGGCATCGATGCCTCACCAGCACCCAGACCCTCTCGCCTCTGCACCCAGACCCTGGAGCGAGGCAGCACCCGAGTTACCCAGGGGGTTAGCAGGAATCCTGGGCTGAATTCATTTCTTGGGCTGGGATCCAGCCCTCAGACTGATCGATCCGAATGTGTCTCCGTGGAGGTGTCCGCATGGGAGCCGGTGTCTGCGCTCCCACCCAGTGCCGCTGGATGCCATCCAGGCTCCGGCTGCTGCTCCGGAGGTGCCGGCTCACACCACCTCCCCCTGCACCAGGCACCTGTATTCGAACACCTCAGCCCTGGGCACCACAAGTGACTGAGTCCGGGGGGGGTCAGCTAACGGGGACAGGGAGCaacaagttttcttaaaaataaatgcctagTGCCAGCCCCAGGGTTGCGAGGGTCCGCGGCCTCCCCAGTCAGAACAAGAGCACCAAAACGTGCAGCGCTGTGATGCTCGCTATGGAAGCGATGAGGGTTTGGGTTTCGGTTTTGTCCCATGCTGTGTCGGGGCTGCTCAGGGACCGGCAGTGCCGAGCTCCGCCGCGGTGCCCTCTGAGCTGCCATCGTCGTCTCTCCGTGCTCCAGCTGCCCGAGTCCTCATCTTGCCGTCCGCGGAGGTGCGGGAAGGAGACGACGTCTCCCTGATGTGCCAAGTGGCGGGAGAGCCACAGGACGACACCGTCTTCTCCTGGTACAAGGACAGCAAACGGCTCCAGGAGAGCCCCGACCACCTCCTCGCGCTGCCCCACGTCGCCAGCGCTGCCGCCGGCTCCTACCACTGCCGAGCCCGCAGCCCCTCAGGGACCAGCATCTCCCCAGCCATCGCCCTGCACGTCTCCTGTAAGCGGGACACTCCTGGGAATCAGGGTGGGAGGGAGTGGGATGCTGGGGGTGGGATGGTGCCGGAGTGGGATGGTGCTGGGGatggtgctggtggtgggatGGTGCTAGGGATGGGACGGTGCCAGGGATGGTGCCGGGATGGGACGGTGCCAGGGGTGGGACGCCGAGCAAGGCCGCTCGGCCGCGCGGGGCTATGGCTGGCACGTAGCAGGCACCTTGCACGGGCCCTCGCTGCTGGCACTGTCCCCAAACGCTGCGTGTCGCACGCACAGGAGGAGGCTGGGTTTGAACTAGAGCTCCGCACGCTTTGTAATGGAACACCCTCCGCCCTTAGAAAATGCCAAAGCGTTAAAAGTGGGAAGTTTATGGGAGCGTATCTCCTCGGTAAACCCCTGGTCTGAATTAAAACCAGTCGAACATGTCCCCTTTCAAGCAGAACTTTCGGATGAGAAGCGGTGTGGCCGCCCCATGTCTCACCTGCCTGCCGTGTGGcataaaaaggggaaaaagcaacaagaaatattttggttctGTTGAAACAACATGTTTCAATCGACCTGAAATTACCCAATTTTTTCAAGACTTCAGTTTAGGAGAAATCTCTTTCTGGGATGGAAGGGAAAACcatggaaaggaaaagtctGGCTTATGCTTTGCTGCACGtgtgggctgctgctgcctcggCGCCGGCTGAGAGGTGCCAGGAGCCACTGCAAACACCTCGGGGTGTCCGAGGAGCCTGGGGAAGGCAATGCCACCCAGGACCTGGCGAGGACGGGAGCCCTCCCGGGCCGGACCTGGGGCCAGGCAGCCCAGCTTCGGGGGGCTCTGGGTGCAGACTCAGGGTTTGCTCACCCTCCGTGTAACATCTGGCCCGGGCAGATCCTCCACGGGCGCCGGTGCTGACCTCCTTCCTGGAGACCCCCGAGGGGCAGCGGGGGGTCCTGCAGTGCACGGTGGACAGCAGCCCgcgggcagagctggctctTTTCAAGGACCAGGCGTTGGTGGCCTCCACGGCGCTGCCCCAGCCCACCGCCCTGCCGCGGCTCAGTGTCGCCTCGGCCTTCAACACGCTGCGGGTCAGCATCCGCCCCGTGCTGCTGGAGGACGAGGGGGAGTACGTGTGCTCCGCCAGCAACGCCTACGGCAATGCCAGCACTGCGGCAAACTTCACGGCGAGCAGTGAGTGCGGGGCTGGCGCTGCCTCCGGGGACGGGCAGGGTacaggcaggggatggggatggggatggggaaggggatggggatggggatggggatgggatggagcTGTGCGAGCAGCGGCAGGAGCG
Proteins encoded in this window:
- the SIGLEC1 gene encoding sialoadhesin, with translation MVPGRNEPGAAGAAASACASARPASPAAPRRDAGSAAAILNAPKDTQVSVRPSAQNIRVGDTVALTCEVSSSYPPISSYRWYKDGVAVGSEQMLTLRGVRREDYGQYRCEAENAVGAGSAPAVTLYVFSAEISVSPTAEVREGTATTLSCDVPGREGQELNYTWYKNSAWLKEGTAHTLLFHHVAAGDAGYYSCKVTNDRGSVTSQAISLSVTYPPRTPTITLFQETQGGRLAIIRCAVDSHPPATVALYRDGTLLAASGLQAAPRQRFGVTASRNGLRLEIRGVGPQDSGEYRCTAANAYGKASATKVFVAHATEVLIQPSAEVREGAAVTLTCLGAQGAAEETLYTWYRNSKRLQESSSPTLRFPSVRGEDAGAFQCRVQSSNGSDTSAAVPLRVLFPPRQPVMSSFLETQGGRLGIIQCTVESDPEANLTLWRGEEAIACTWGCPTAPDPRVHATLSYNSLKVEIREVVLEDEGTYVCWAGNPQGNASAALDFRAETASIAVAPSSHVLEGHAANLTCRLSSDSPALPNFTWYRNGQWLAEGSAASLVFRQVASTDAGLYRCTASTDGSSRSSPAVSLDVLYPPRDPRLTAFLETERGRLAIFQCSVASNPPARLALHRGEELVATSEAGSSPSPRVSASAAPNALRVEIREVTPADEGSYRCTATNAHGTAAHRLYFRVQTARVLILPSAEVREGDDVSLMCQVAGEPQDDTVFSWYKDSKRLQESPDHLLALPHVASAAAGSYHCRARSPSGTSISPAIALHVSYPPRAPVLTSFLETPEGQRGVLQCTVDSSPRAELALFKDQALVASTALPQPTALPRLSVASAFNTLRVSIRPVLLEDEGEYVCSASNAYGNASTAANFTASTARVWISPSPDVREGDAVNLTCAVESGGGEALSYTWYKNKVWFSAGSAPALAFPSVTAADAASYHCTVQTPARTRSSAPTTLNVLYPPRNLQMKAFVESGDGMAVVLLCAVESNPLSEITLLKGGQPVASSPPAGGDHPGQRGRISPAPNALRLELREASEEDEGEYECRARSPLGSARASLPLRVQAIRVVVRPSAEVPEGTDVTLTCRAVGAHPGTLYTWYKNGRWLAEGLDASLVLPSARRTDAGAYGCQAGSGVRARRAPPAALRVLYAPQEPSFISLVEPQGGRQAVLLCTVDSFPPSDIALHRGPGRAPLASTRGPADPRFAVQAAPNSLRVGMEGLEPRDAGLYVCSANNSYGTASSSLRLDMEGVTVTVEPSPEVPEGTTATMTCSAVPWVGKEANYTWYKNSRWLQEGPAGSLVLTSVSSADTGSYRCRASGTRGSATSAPLSLSVLYPPRDVSVSTFLENRSGRVGIVLCTADSHPASTIALYRRGRLLASSLASATVPGVRASPSHNTLRVELGAVGPEDSGEYTCVAGNPLGNATAGAYFDVRTLTHLLAFTILAGLLMAVICVAALALLAVKLWPRMRKFQGWSRAKDTFELRSKQEQAQVDGSS